From the genome of Nicotiana tabacum cultivar K326 chromosome 2, ASM71507v2, whole genome shotgun sequence:
AGATTAGCTGTCAATGTGCTGTCATAAATCAGTTGGTTGAAGTGAGCCTTGTATATATAGATTGTAAAGATATGAAATGAAGTAAGCATTTCCAATATTGTGCACTTTTCTTCCTCGACCACCATTGCTGTAATTCTTCATCTCCAGCTCACAAtttgacatggtatcagagctatggaAGATTGAGGATTGATTGTTCGAATTCATCAGAAATTCACCAGAGTTGTTTCTTCGTTCGAAGACCATGGCTACCATCGATACTTTGCCGGAGAAATTAAGCCACAATCATCCATTATTTTTGATAGTGAATGATAATTCAGGTGCAGTACTAATCTCACTACAACTGAGAGGGACAGAGAACTACTCTGTATGGAGCCGAGCGATGAGAATCGCGATCCTTGGTCGTAACAAGTTAGGGTTCATCGAAGGTGCATGCAAAATAGAGGATTATGGTCAAAATCAAGTTGATATGTGGGAACGATGTAACACTATTGTCCTATCATGGTTAATGAATTGTGTTTCAGCTGAATTACTAAGTGAAATCGTATATTCTTCAAATGCATGTGCACTTTGGAATGAATTGAAGGAACGATTTGATAAAGTAGATTGCACTAGGATTTTTCAGATCCATAAGCAAATTGCTACGATCAATCAGGGAACCTGCTCAGTAGCAA
Proteins encoded in this window:
- the LOC142167824 gene encoding uncharacterized protein LOC142167824; the protein is MATIDTLPEKLSHNHPLFLIVNDNSGAVLISLQLRGTENYSVWSRAMRIAILGRNKLGFIEGACKIEDYGQNQVDMWERCNTIVLSWLMNCVSAELLSEIVYSSNACALWNELKERFDKVDCTRIFQIHKQIATINQGTCSVAIYFSKLKLLWTEFDCFAPIPGYDWAKSREFIVFMERLKLLQFLMGLNELYEQAHNQILMIVPAPTLNKAYSMLTERESQRSMIVAYVSTEGA